The following is a genomic window from Oikeobacillus pervagus.
TATTAACTTTAGGTACGTATACGACACTGATTAACGAAATCACTCCGCAACAAGCCGTAGGTACTTCACTTGTCATTATGATTTTTACTGGATTATCTTCTACATTAGCTTATATGAAACAAAAACAAGTGGATTATCGAAGTGGCTTGATTTTCTTTATTGGAAGTGGACCAGGAGCGATTATAGGTGCTTGGGTAAATAAATGGATGAAGTTGGATGACTTTCAATTGTATTTTGGAATTTTCGTTATTTTCATCTCATTTGTGTTAATGATAAGAAATAAAATTAAGCCATTAAAAAGTGCTGGAAATCATGGTATTAAACGAACATTTGTTGATTCAAATGGGAATGAATATCAATATGGGTATCATTTATTTTTAGCTATTTTCATTTCCTTTATCGTCGGTTTTTGCTCTGGAATCTTTGGAATTGGTGGCGGGTCTTTAATGGTCCCAGCAATGATTATTATTTTTGCCTTTCCTCCTCATGTAGCGGTAGCCACTTCGATGTTAATGATTTTTCTATCCTCCCTCGTGAGCTCTACTACACATATTATATTAGGAAATGTGGTTTGGCTATATGCAGCGGCTTTAATACCTGGTGCATGGATTGGGGCCAAACTAGGTGCTTTCCTTAATGCAAAATTAAAATCGAACACGGTTGTGACTTTATTGCGCCTAATTCTAATTATTGTTGGTATACGTTTAATATCTGAAGGAATTGCAGGTTAATGGAAAATAGAGGTGAGAAATTGTTAGAAACCGTTCATATATATCATATTAATGATTTTCATAGTCATTTTGAAAATTGGCCAAGAATGGATGAATTTATGAAGAAGAGAAAAAGCTGGCATCAAAGTGAAGGGGAAGAAGTATTTCTGTTTGATCTCGGGGATCATATCGATCGATCTCATCCATATACTGAGGCTACGTTAGGAAAAGGAAATGTCCAGTTGTTAAATGAAGCAGGTTTTGATGCAGTTACGATTGGAAATAATGAGGGAATCACATTGCCGAAGGAAGCGTTGCAACATCTTTATGATGAGGCAGATTTCGAAGTGGTTTTATCCAATTTATACGATCAACATGGACAAAGACCTGGATGGGCGAATCCTTATAAAATATACGAGTTAAAAAATGGGATGACTTTAGCGGTTACAGCTGCTACGGCTTATTTTTCAAAATCATATGAATTGCTTGGATGGAAAATCAAAGATCCTATTGAAGAATTAAAAACACAAGTAAAATCACTTGCCACACAAGCTGATATCATCATTGTTCTCTCTCATTTAGGACTTTATGATGATGAAAAAATTGCAACGGAAATTCCTGAGGTGGATATTATTATTGGCGCCCATACTCATCATATCCTTCATGAAGGGAAAGAAGTTGGCCAGTCTTTACTCTGTGCAGCGGGGAAATTTGGTTATTTTGTCGGCCATATTATGCTTGAGGTAGATTCTACCCAAAAACAAATTTGTCAAAAGAAAGCCATTCTTTATGACACTAACGAGTTGCCTGAAACAAGTAATGAAGAAGGAAGAATTCAACAATTTTATGAAAAAGGGAAGGATTTGTTAAAGGAACCAGTTGTTTTCCTTGACCATTCGATTGAATCAGATTGGTTTCAGCCATCCCCACTCCCGCAAATTTTGTGTGAAGCATTAACAGAATGGTGTGAGGCAGATTGCGGGATGCTCAATGCTGGTTTAGTGTTGGATTATTTACCAAGTGGGACAGTGACGAAATATGATATTCACCGCATTCTCCCTCATCCTATTAATCCTTGTATAATCGAAATAAGTGGGGCTGAATTAAAAGAAGTGATCAAACAAACCCTTGATCCGAAATGGACTCAATTTCAACTGCAAGGATTAGGATTTCGAGGTCGAGTAATGGGGAAATTCATTTATGATCGAATTGAAATCAAGGATGAAAACGAAGAAATCCTTGTGGATGGGGAACTGGTTGATTTAGGGAAAACTTATAAGCTGGCCACAACTGATATGTTTACATTTGGTCGTTTCTTTCCCGCGCTTTATCGGGCAAAGAAAAAGCAATATTTTATGCCTGAATTCTTGCGAGATTTATTAGAATGGAAGTTATTGAAGATGCATGGCTGACAAGCATTATTCCGTATTCTTTTCATACATATAATATGGAAAGGAGCGGATAAAGAGATGATTCATCTTTCACCAATGGATCTAGATGGTCACACCTTTCTAACTGTGTCAGTAAAGTTACCGAAGACGAATTTATTAGTTGTAACAAATGATCAAGGATATATTATGTGTGGAGCTCTTGATGTTCAGTTATTAAATGATAAATTAAAAGATCGAAATATAATTGCTGGAAGAGCGGTCGGGGTCAAAACGATTGATGAGCTATTAGAATCTCCTTTAGAATCTGTCACAGTCGGTGCAGAGAAACTCGGAATCCATAAAGGGATGATCGGAAAAGACGCCCTTTTAAAAATGATTTAATTTTAAAAAATAAGGTATTCTTCTGTCTATCTCCTCCTTTCAATGCATAAGTATAGCATATGAAGGGGGGAGATTTTTGCGTAAATTTCGTAGATATAGACCCCGAAAAGGACCATTGCCATTTCGATATGTACTAATCATCACATTCATGATCTTTGTCTTTTCCACGATTGCAAGTCTCTGGATTATTAATGAAGGAATTAAGCCTACACTTGTGACCTATGCTGAAACCCAAACGAAGGCAATTGCTGCTAAAGTCATTAGTAAAGCAGTAAATAAGAAGGTTGCGAATGCCATCGATATTAACGATATTATTGAAACTGTTCCGAGTGGTGATGGAAAAGGTACGACAGTGACGAAATTTAATACGGAAATTATTAACCGAGTTTTAGGAGAAACGACGACCCTCGTACAATTAAACTTAAAAGAAGCAGAACGAGGAAATTTGCAAGCATTAGAGTTACTGTCAGATGTTGAAATTGAAAATAAAAAAATGGAAAAATCAGAAGGAATCGTTTATTCAGTTCCATTAGGTCAAGCAACTAATAATGCTTTGCTAGGAAACCTTGGTCCTCGGGTACCGATTCGTTTTAATGCCATCGGAAATGTTCGATCAGATGTGAAATCAAATGTGAAACCATATGGAATTAATAATGCGTTTGTAGAAGTCTCTATTCGAGTTCAAGTGAATGTTCAGATCATTGTTCCATTTGCTACAAAAATGACGACCGTTGAGCAGGATATTCCAGTAGCCATGGGGATTATTGAAGGGGGAGTTCCTCAGTTCTATAATGGAGGCAGTAATCAGGCTCCTACTTTAACTGTTCCTGTAAAATAATACAGCTTGTCAAAAGGACGCATAATTGCTAAGATTATTAAATAACATTATAAACCTTATCAAAATCCGGTGGGGTAGAGGCTGCAATTTTTATGAGTAATCTATGAGAGGATGACAACGTAGATCATAGATGAAAGGAAATTTTGCCGAAGTAAAAATAAATGGTCAACTTTATTTTTGCTGGGGTCACCTTGAAAAAGGGTGACACTGTCATTATGTAGGAGTATGGAAGGCATAATGGAGAGCTACAGATCGTGATGGAGAAATAATTTTACATTACAAAAGGTAATGATAGATTTCTCTATTATTACCCTTTTTTTATTATCCGTCCTCATCTTTCATTGGGCTTTAACTATTTAGTTATTGTCGCTTTCTTAAAACGTTCCTCTTTTTCATCGGTAGGAGGAGAAAAAATGGAAAACACTATTTACTCACTTTTACCACCTTTATTAGCCATCATTATGGTTATTTTAACGAGACGTGTATTATTGTCATTAGGAGTCGGAATCATTTCTGCTGCCCTGATCTTGGGGAAATTTAATTTGGGAGAAATGTTCACCTATTTATGGGATGCAGTGAAGGGAATATTTGTATCTGATGGTGAACTAAATACATGGAATATTTATATTTTGCTATTTTTATTGATTTTAGGAGTTATTACCGCTTTTATTAATATATCTGGAGGTAGTAGAGCTTTTGGAGAGTGGGCAACAAAAAGAGTGAAGACGAGAACAGGAGCTCAAATTTTGTCTGCCATTCTGGGAATGATTATTTTTATTGATGATTATTTCAATGCATTGGCTGTTGGACAAATTTCCCGCCCAATTACGGATCGCCAACGAGTTTCTCGTGCAAAATTAGCTTATATTATTGATTCTACGTCTGCTCCAATATGTGTAGTTTCACCCATCTCGAGTTGGGGAGCGTATATTATTGGAATATTAGGGACCGTTTTGGCCGCGCATCAAGTTAGCGAAATCAGTGCCTTTTCAGCCTTTTTATCCATGATCCCAATGAATTTTTACGTTTGGGTTACATTGGCATTTGTCTTTATTGTGGCATTTACTGAAATTGAATTTGGAAATATGAAAAAACATGAAGAACGTGCGATTCAAACAGGTGAAGTATTACCTCCAAATACGACCGTTCCAGGTGAATTAAAAGACGATCTTCCTGTAAGTACAAAAGGGAAAGTAGGAGATCTCATTTGGCCGATCCTAGCATTAGTCGTTGGAACCGTTTCTGCGATGATGTGGACAGGTTTTGAAGCAACAGAGGGAAAAGTGACCCTACTCAAGCTCTTTGAAAATACGGATGTAGCAAAATCGCTTGTATTTGGCGGTCTCTTTGGTTTATTTATTTCAATCTTGATGTTTTTACGTCAAAGTATGATTTACAAAGGGGTTCAGGGGAAAGTATTTTTTAAAGGAGTTTGGGAAGGAATTAAGTCCATGCTACCCGCCGTCTATATTTTATTATTTGCCTGGACTATCATCACGTTAATCGATCAACTAAAAACCGGTACGTATTTAGCTGGAATCGTTGAAAAATCTAATATGGATGTTTCGTTTCTTCCTGTTATTTTATTCATTGTTGCAGGGATTATGGCATTTTCAACGGGGACATCTTGGGGATCATTCGGAATTTTATTACCGATTGCAGGTGAAATAGCAGCCACTACAGATATCGACCTTCTTTTACCAGCCATGGCAGCCGTTTTAGCAGGAGCCGTTTTTGGAGATCATTGTTCACCTATTTCTGATACGACGATTCTTTCTTCAACAGGAGCAGGGGCCAATCATATTGATCACGTGATGACCCAATTGCCTTATGCCATTATGGTAGCGGCGATTTCGGGTATTGGCTATATTGTTCTTGGATTTACCGATAATGCATGGCTTTCTCTTCTGATTGTCATGGTCATCTTAGCCATCGTTACGATTATTTTAAAGAGGACAAGTAGAACCACGATTTCAGAAACCGTTTAATGAATGCTAGTCTATGACGAATGAAGTCAGTCATTTATCCTAATTAAACAGATAGTTTACAAAAAAAGGCAGTCCTTTAGTAAGTACTCTTACTTACGAGGCTGTCTTTAATTTATGGTTTCAGATCATTATTTTCTCGGAATTTATAACTAAACTAAGGGGAGAGTGTATATTCAGATCGTATTTTATGAAATAATTCTTTTATCAATATAGCGATGCACCTCATTAAAGCCTTATTATAAAGATGGATTTAACTTGAAATAAGGAGGTTTATTTTACAAGATTTTGAAAATAGATAGTATAATAAAAAAATAAACAATAATTTTCTGAAACTTTAAAAAATACACTTTTACTTATATTTAAAGCGTAGTATACTAGTAATAGATAGTTTAAATTATCAGAAAATATAAAATATTTAAATTATGGCATTTTAGACTATAAGGGGGTCACATTATGAGTCAGCGTCCAGAATGGGGGACAAGAGCAGGGTTTATTTTAGCAGCAGTTGGGTCCGCGATTGGATTAGGAAATATTTGGCGCTTCCCAGCTGTGGCTTATGAGAATGGAGGAGGTGCCTTTTTCCTACCATATTTATTTGCCTTACTAACTGCAGGTATTCCACTACTTGTAATGGAGTTCACTTTAGGGCATAAATATCGCGGATCATCTCCACTAACTTTTGCCCGTTTAAGTAAAGGTAGTGAATGGTTAGGGTGGTGGCAAGTAGCGATTTCGTTTTTTATTGCTACTTATTATTCGGTCATCATCGCTTGGGCAATGTCATATGCCGTTTTTTCATTTAATTTAGGTTGGGGGAAAGACCCGAAAAGCTTCCTAATCGGTGATTATTTACAAGTAACAGATGCCGGAAAATTCGGCGATATGGTACCAGGGGTATTCATCCCACTAGTGATCGTTTGGATTGTAGCTTTAGGAGTTTTATTTGCAGGAGTTAAAAAAGGAATTGAAAAAGCAAATAAAGTGATGATTCCTTTACTTGTTACATTATTTTTAATCATTGTTGTTCGTGCTTTAACATTAGATGGAGCGATAGAAGGTCTTAATACATTCTTTAAACCGGATTGGTCAGCACTATCAAATGGAACCGTATGGATTGCGGCCTACGGACAAATATTCTTTAGTTTATCCATTGGTTTTGCCATCATGATTACTTATTCAAGCTATTTACCAAAGAAATCCGATATTACGAATAACGCATTTATTACAGGATTTAGTAACTCATCATTTGAATTATTAGCTGGGATCGGAGTATTCTCAGCATTAGGATTTATGGCGGCACAACAAGGTGTTCCTGTTGATCAAGTAGTAGAAAGTGGGGTTATTTTAGCCTTTGCCGTATTCCCTGAAATCATTAATCAATTTCCATTTGCAAATGAATTTTTTGGAGTGTTGTTCTTTGGTTCACTAGTACTTGCAGGTCTAACTTCACTTATTTCCATCGTCGAAACATTTGTTGCTGGTGTGCAAGATAAGTTCAATGTATCGAGAACCACATCTGTATTAGTTGGTGGAGGATTAGCAGCTCTTATTTCGGTTGTGTATGCAACTCAGGGCGGCTTGAACTTCCTAGATGTTGTCGATTATTTCATTAATACATTTGGAGTAGCACTTGCAGGATTGG
Proteins encoded in this region:
- a CDS encoding YunC family protein, giving the protein MIHLSPMDLDGHTFLTVSVKLPKTNLLVVTNDQGYIMCGALDVQLLNDKLKDRNIIAGRAVGVKTIDELLESPLESVTVGAEKLGIHKGMIGKDALLKMI
- the yunB gene encoding sporulation protein YunB, with the translated sequence MRKFRRYRPRKGPLPFRYVLIITFMIFVFSTIASLWIINEGIKPTLVTYAETQTKAIAAKVISKAVNKKVANAIDINDIIETVPSGDGKGTTVTKFNTEIINRVLGETTTLVQLNLKEAERGNLQALELLSDVEIENKKMEKSEGIVYSVPLGQATNNALLGNLGPRVPIRFNAIGNVRSDVKSNVKPYGINNAFVEVSIRVQVNVQIIVPFATKMTTVEQDIPVAMGIIEGGVPQFYNGGSNQAPTLTVPVK
- a CDS encoding sodium-dependent transporter gives rise to the protein MSQRPEWGTRAGFILAAVGSAIGLGNIWRFPAVAYENGGGAFFLPYLFALLTAGIPLLVMEFTLGHKYRGSSPLTFARLSKGSEWLGWWQVAISFFIATYYSVIIAWAMSYAVFSFNLGWGKDPKSFLIGDYLQVTDAGKFGDMVPGVFIPLVIVWIVALGVLFAGVKKGIEKANKVMIPLLVTLFLIIVVRALTLDGAIEGLNTFFKPDWSALSNGTVWIAAYGQIFFSLSIGFAIMITYSSYLPKKSDITNNAFITGFSNSSFELLAGIGVFSALGFMAAQQGVPVDQVVESGVILAFAVFPEIINQFPFANEFFGVLFFGSLVLAGLTSLISIVETFVAGVQDKFNVSRTTSVLVGGGLAALISVVYATQGGLNFLDVVDYFINTFGVALAGLVEVVFVSWYIKQLNPLQNYANAISDIRLGGWWKLCLGVITPLVLGYMTYDNLKQNLISAYGDYPRNFIFNYGWTVALGAILIGVVLSMKSWKGQTLEIPSEVEKKEVS
- a CDS encoding bifunctional metallophosphatase/5'-nucleotidase, which gives rise to MENRGEKLLETVHIYHINDFHSHFENWPRMDEFMKKRKSWHQSEGEEVFLFDLGDHIDRSHPYTEATLGKGNVQLLNEAGFDAVTIGNNEGITLPKEALQHLYDEADFEVVLSNLYDQHGQRPGWANPYKIYELKNGMTLAVTAATAYFSKSYELLGWKIKDPIEELKTQVKSLATQADIIIVLSHLGLYDDEKIATEIPEVDIIIGAHTHHILHEGKEVGQSLLCAAGKFGYFVGHIMLEVDSTQKQICQKKAILYDTNELPETSNEEGRIQQFYEKGKDLLKEPVVFLDHSIESDWFQPSPLPQILCEALTEWCEADCGMLNAGLVLDYLPSGTVTKYDIHRILPHPINPCIIEISGAELKEVIKQTLDPKWTQFQLQGLGFRGRVMGKFIYDRIEIKDENEEILVDGELVDLGKTYKLATTDMFTFGRFFPALYRAKKKQYFMPEFLRDLLEWKLLKMHG
- a CDS encoding sulfite exporter TauE/SafE family protein, with protein sequence MEWIVLILIGLVSGTLGSIVGLGGGIIIVPALLTLGTYTTLINEITPQQAVGTSLVIMIFTGLSSTLAYMKQKQVDYRSGLIFFIGSGPGAIIGAWVNKWMKLDDFQLYFGIFVIFISFVLMIRNKIKPLKSAGNHGIKRTFVDSNGNEYQYGYHLFLAIFISFIVGFCSGIFGIGGGSLMVPAMIIIFAFPPHVAVATSMLMIFLSSLVSSTTHIILGNVVWLYAAALIPGAWIGAKLGAFLNAKLKSNTVVTLLRLILIIVGIRLISEGIAG
- a CDS encoding Na+/H+ antiporter NhaC family protein, translating into MENTIYSLLPPLLAIIMVILTRRVLLSLGVGIISAALILGKFNLGEMFTYLWDAVKGIFVSDGELNTWNIYILLFLLILGVITAFINISGGSRAFGEWATKRVKTRTGAQILSAILGMIIFIDDYFNALAVGQISRPITDRQRVSRAKLAYIIDSTSAPICVVSPISSWGAYIIGILGTVLAAHQVSEISAFSAFLSMIPMNFYVWVTLAFVFIVAFTEIEFGNMKKHEERAIQTGEVLPPNTTVPGELKDDLPVSTKGKVGDLIWPILALVVGTVSAMMWTGFEATEGKVTLLKLFENTDVAKSLVFGGLFGLFISILMFLRQSMIYKGVQGKVFFKGVWEGIKSMLPAVYILLFAWTIITLIDQLKTGTYLAGIVEKSNMDVSFLPVILFIVAGIMAFSTGTSWGSFGILLPIAGEIAATTDIDLLLPAMAAVLAGAVFGDHCSPISDTTILSSTGAGANHIDHVMTQLPYAIMVAAISGIGYIVLGFTDNAWLSLLIVMVILAIVTIILKRTSRTTISETV